A stretch of the Streptomyces sp. NBC_00078 genome encodes the following:
- a CDS encoding glycosyltransferase family 2 protein: protein MTSTPTGARHNFDSSETTQLRVPSHRNSQTGQFRRIKKNLPRYDYEHYSRLAGPLTQPDPDKPYKVQYRSLLSQEPHRLRAALMLGAAPLLSLILLGWLLQPEHWTRRDYPAFGFLPALDVVMLVSIGLIEFFRCMNVLSNAHATLVARDPIPVVPETGTRVAFITTYVPGKEPLEMVTKTLEAAVRLRHRGLLHIWLLDEGDDAEVKAVCARLGVHHFSRKGIEKWNRPKGPHRAKTKHGNYNAWLEAHGHDYDFFASVDTDHVPLPNYLERMLGFFRDPDVGFVIGPQVYGNYDNPITKAAESQQFLFHALIQRAGNRYGAPMFVGTSNAVRISALKQIGGLYDSITEDMATGFEIHRHRNPATGKKWRSVYTPDVLAVGEGPGAWTDFFTQQLRWSRGTYETILKQYWKGWFSLPPGKLFNYTMMIIFYPMSALNWILAALSCALFLGLGASGVNIDPTVWLMLYGNASALQIGLYIWNRRHNVSPHEPEGSGGVAGMVMSALSAPIYARSLMDTVLRRKSKFVVTPKGDSASPDTLFGTFRIHLFFILVFAGSIAAGITLGHSHPAMLIWATFALLITASPIFAWRYSLWQAKKRPPAPAVPEPQNPAAPGTAYQPLPAQAAPHSPHASGHKPSWAAASGGSGGSPSGDPSAGNDQTMQIALGGFGGRKE from the coding sequence ATGACGTCGACGCCGACGGGCGCCCGGCACAACTTCGACTCGTCAGAAACGACCCAGCTCAGAGTGCCGTCCCACCGGAACAGCCAGACGGGCCAGTTCCGCCGGATCAAGAAGAACCTGCCGAGATACGACTACGAGCACTACAGCCGGCTGGCCGGTCCCCTCACCCAGCCCGACCCGGACAAGCCGTACAAGGTGCAGTACCGCTCGCTGCTCTCACAGGAGCCGCACCGCCTGCGCGCCGCCCTGATGCTGGGCGCAGCCCCACTGCTGTCGCTGATCCTGCTCGGCTGGCTGCTGCAGCCCGAGCACTGGACCCGACGCGACTACCCCGCCTTCGGCTTCCTGCCGGCGCTGGACGTCGTGATGCTCGTCTCGATCGGTCTGATCGAGTTCTTCCGCTGCATGAACGTGCTGTCGAACGCGCACGCCACGCTGGTCGCCCGCGACCCGATCCCGGTGGTGCCCGAGACCGGCACGAGAGTCGCGTTCATCACGACGTACGTGCCCGGCAAGGAACCCCTGGAGATGGTGACGAAGACCCTGGAGGCGGCCGTGCGGCTGCGCCACCGGGGGCTGCTGCACATCTGGCTCCTTGACGAGGGCGACGACGCGGAGGTGAAGGCGGTCTGCGCGCGCCTGGGCGTGCACCACTTCTCCCGCAAGGGCATCGAGAAGTGGAACCGGCCCAAGGGCCCGCACCGCGCCAAGACCAAGCACGGCAACTACAACGCCTGGCTGGAGGCGCACGGCCACGACTACGACTTCTTCGCCTCCGTCGACACCGACCACGTCCCGCTGCCCAACTACCTGGAGCGGATGCTCGGCTTCTTCCGCGACCCGGACGTCGGCTTCGTCATCGGCCCGCAGGTCTACGGCAACTACGACAACCCGATCACCAAGGCCGCCGAGTCTCAGCAGTTCCTCTTCCACGCGCTGATCCAGCGTGCGGGCAACCGCTACGGCGCCCCGATGTTCGTCGGTACGTCGAACGCCGTACGGATCAGTGCGCTGAAGCAGATCGGCGGCCTGTACGACTCGATCACCGAGGACATGGCCACGGGCTTCGAGATCCACCGGCACCGGAACCCGGCGACGGGCAAGAAGTGGCGCTCGGTGTACACACCGGACGTGCTGGCCGTCGGTGAGGGTCCTGGCGCCTGGACGGACTTCTTCACCCAGCAGCTGCGCTGGTCGCGGGGGACGTACGAGACGATCCTGAAGCAGTACTGGAAGGGCTGGTTCTCGCTGCCTCCGGGCAAGCTCTTCAACTACACGATGATGATCATCTTCTACCCGATGTCGGCTCTCAACTGGATTCTGGCGGCGCTGAGTTGTGCGCTGTTCCTGGGTCTGGGCGCCTCGGGTGTGAACATCGACCCGACGGTCTGGCTGATGCTGTACGGCAACGCGTCCGCGCTGCAGATCGGCCTGTACATCTGGAACCGCCGGCACAACGTCTCGCCGCACGAGCCGGAGGGTTCGGGCGGTGTGGCGGGCATGGTGATGTCAGCCCTGTCGGCGCCGATCTACGCCCGCTCGCTGATGGACACCGTGCTGCGCCGCAAGAGCAAGTTCGTGGTGACGCCCAAGGGCGACTCGGCCAGCCCGGACACCCTGTTCGGGACCTTCCGCATCCACCTGTTCTTCATCCTGGTCTTCGCCGGCTCGATCGCCGCCGGCATCACACTCGGGCACTCGCACCCGGCGATGCTCATCTGGGCCACGTTCGCCCTGCTGATCACCGCGTCGCCGATCTTCGCCTGGCGGTACTCGCTGTGGCAGGCGAAGAAGAGGCCACCCGCGCCGGCCGTGCCGGAGCCGCAGAACCCGGCGGCGCCCGGGACGGCGTACCAGCCGCTGCCGGCACAGGCCGCGCCGCACTCGCCGCACGCCTCGGGGCACAAGCCCAGCTGGGCCGCGGCGAGCGGAGGCTCGGGGGGAAGCCCGAGCGGGGACCCGAGCGCAGGCAATGACCAGACGATGCAGATCGCTCTTGGTGGATTTGGGGGACGTAAGGAATGA
- a CDS encoding FadR/GntR family transcriptional regulator — protein sequence MAARDLQERIKKLIIDRRLPPGAPLPTEPELMEFLGASRNSVREALKALQAMGIVEIRHGFGTYVGPMSLAPMIEGLAFRTVAGHYRGEDSLLQLLELREAVETGLVSRLAGRIPDADLVELDALVNRMEHQAAQGGAGLADTDRAFHATLYRGLDNVLLGEVLEAFWDAFHRVQTDLGGTPPDHQVTCRQHRDILDAVRSGDSARAEVAIREHFGNLRVRLSTTHPQDPHMRHNERV from the coding sequence ATGGCAGCGCGTGACCTCCAAGAGCGGATCAAGAAGCTCATCATCGACCGCAGGCTGCCCCCCGGGGCCCCGCTGCCGACCGAGCCCGAGCTGATGGAGTTCCTGGGCGCGAGCCGGAACTCGGTGCGCGAGGCGCTGAAGGCGCTGCAGGCGATGGGCATCGTGGAGATCCGGCACGGCTTCGGGACGTACGTCGGCCCGATGTCGCTGGCCCCGATGATCGAGGGCCTCGCCTTCCGCACGGTCGCCGGGCACTACCGGGGAGAGGACTCCCTCCTGCAGCTGCTGGAGCTGCGCGAGGCGGTGGAGACGGGGCTCGTCTCCCGGCTCGCGGGGCGGATCCCGGATGCGGACCTCGTTGAACTCGACGCGCTCGTGAACCGTATGGAACACCAGGCCGCGCAAGGAGGCGCCGGTCTCGCGGACACCGACCGCGCCTTTCACGCCACCCTGTACCGGGGGCTGGACAACGTGCTGCTCGGCGAGGTCCTGGAGGCGTTCTGGGACGCCTTCCACCGTGTCCAGACGGACCTGGGAGGCACGCCGCCGGACCACCAGGTCACCTGCCGGCAGCACCGGGACATCCTCGACGCGGTGCGGTCGGGCGACTCGGCCAGAGCGGAGGTGGCCATAAGGGAGCACTTCGGCAACCTTCGCGTACGGCTGTCCACAACGCATCCACAGGATCCCCACATGCGCCACAATGAACGCGTATGA
- a CDS encoding SPFH domain-containing protein yields the protein MSTTTTSQTPESEGPGRPARLIQNEATTEIPVHLLFRDDPDPVSVPLRPTVVGRRQGTGEQPRFRRPTPAKPRSAPQIDLDLAERPARVLPATAGVLAGACGAAGCVATSWWAGVLPKLAAAALRLPAYAGAGLGPAQWTAYAGAGALGMVGFGGLARGRTGRAWVLGLFGRYRGTVRRTGLMWVNPLLLRRRVDLRLRHWRSEPMPAADGNGVPLRVVVLVVWRVRDTARALLGIEDHETYLRECVEAALARVAVETPGGGRGPVEAADSRAAALTRLTAADVAPVGIEVFSVQPVRVEYAPEVAAAIHRRRIAALDARQRASVLTSVVDSVEDTVTRLTVRGLVELDDYERKALVKDLTVAFCSGRGDQGP from the coding sequence ATGAGTACGACGACCACTTCACAGACACCCGAGTCCGAGGGACCGGGCAGACCGGCTCGCCTCATCCAGAACGAGGCGACCACCGAGATCCCCGTCCATCTGCTGTTCCGCGACGACCCGGACCCGGTGTCCGTGCCGCTCAGACCGACCGTCGTCGGCCGCAGGCAGGGGACGGGCGAACAGCCGCGCTTCCGGCGGCCGACCCCGGCGAAGCCGAGGTCCGCACCGCAGATCGACCTCGATCTGGCCGAGCGTCCCGCCCGGGTGCTGCCCGCGACGGCGGGCGTGCTGGCCGGTGCCTGCGGGGCGGCCGGGTGCGTGGCCACCTCGTGGTGGGCCGGAGTCCTGCCCAAGCTCGCGGCGGCGGCGCTGCGGCTGCCGGCGTACGCGGGGGCCGGGCTCGGTCCCGCGCAGTGGACGGCCTACGCGGGCGCCGGCGCGCTCGGGATGGTCGGCTTCGGCGGGCTCGCCCGCGGCCGGACCGGACGGGCCTGGGTGCTCGGACTGTTCGGACGCTACCGGGGGACCGTGCGGCGCACCGGTCTGATGTGGGTCAACCCCCTGCTGCTGCGCCGCCGGGTCGACTTACGGCTGCGGCACTGGCGCAGCGAGCCGATGCCCGCGGCCGACGGCAACGGTGTCCCGCTGCGCGTGGTGGTGCTGGTGGTGTGGCGGGTGCGGGACACCGCGCGGGCGCTGCTGGGGATCGAGGACCACGAGACCTATCTGCGTGAGTGCGTGGAGGCGGCCCTGGCCCGGGTCGCGGTGGAGACGCCCGGCGGGGGGCGGGGTCCGGTGGAGGCGGCCGATTCCAGGGCCGCGGCACTGACCCGGCTGACGGCGGCGGACGTGGCACCGGTCGGGATCGAGGTGTTCTCGGTGCAGCCGGTCCGGGTGGAGTACGCCCCCGAGGTCGCCGCCGCGATACACCGCCGCCGGATCGCCGCGCTGGACGCCCGGCAACGGGCGAGCGTGCTCACGTCGGTCGTGGACTCCGTGGAGGACACGGTGACGCGGCTGACCGTGCGCGGGCTCGTGGAGCTGGACGACTACGAACGCAAGGCGCTGGTGAAGGACTTGACGGTGGCGTTCTGCTCGGGGCGGGGAGACCAGGGGCCGTAA
- a CDS encoding peptidoglycan-binding protein, which translates to MATPVFEEFDPAGDCDCPGCAHWRRVLPYSGTGRHPAARTHSRLRPGGGTPMAVIVAAATSAALGAGCATPAFAAPHASPSPSVPAGEEPGTPQGHKGPLHGGRGGPAKFAGALRVPATTRAEIINRARKWVDAEVPYSMNLYWSDGYRQDCSGYVSMAWGLPGNEWTGSLGQYAQQITKEELQPGDILLFHNPENPEKGSHVVIFGGWTDSTHASYLAYEQTPPHARRQATPYAYWSYSDRYLPYRYKGLAADTPGAQPSTPADPKPATPYPGAAYFGPGADNEYVTQLGQLLIERGARRFYPSGPGRRWSDADRLATQAFQQAQGWKGQDADGLPGPRTWELLVSGKGNSVPAGGAAGPPASHGVQGYPGRALFRPGADNEYVTQLGRQLVKKGFGKHYTTGPGPRWGEADRRNVEAFQRSQGWRGGAADGYPGPETWRRLFS; encoded by the coding sequence ATGGCGACTCCGGTATTCGAGGAATTCGATCCGGCGGGCGACTGCGACTGCCCCGGATGCGCGCACTGGCGCCGGGTCCTGCCCTATTCGGGGACCGGTCGCCATCCGGCCGCCCGCACCCACTCCCGGCTCCGGCCGGGCGGGGGGACCCCGATGGCCGTGATCGTGGCGGCGGCCACGTCCGCGGCACTGGGCGCGGGCTGTGCGACACCGGCGTTCGCCGCCCCGCACGCATCGCCCAGCCCGAGTGTTCCTGCAGGAGAGGAGCCCGGTACCCCGCAGGGCCACAAGGGCCCGTTGCACGGCGGGAGGGGTGGGCCGGCCAAGTTCGCCGGTGCGCTCAGGGTGCCCGCGACCACCCGCGCGGAGATCATCAACCGGGCCAGGAAATGGGTCGACGCAGAGGTGCCGTACAGCATGAACCTGTACTGGTCCGACGGTTACCGGCAGGACTGTTCGGGCTATGTCTCGATGGCCTGGGGCCTGCCCGGGAACGAATGGACGGGCAGCCTCGGCCAGTACGCGCAGCAGATCACCAAGGAGGAACTGCAGCCCGGCGACATTCTGCTGTTCCACAATCCCGAGAACCCGGAGAAGGGCTCGCACGTCGTCATTTTCGGCGGCTGGACGGACTCCACGCACGCCTCATACCTCGCCTATGAGCAGACGCCCCCCCACGCCCGCCGGCAGGCCACCCCGTATGCCTACTGGAGCTACTCGGACCGCTATCTCCCGTACCGGTACAAGGGGCTCGCGGCAGACACGCCGGGCGCGCAGCCGAGCACGCCCGCCGATCCGAAACCCGCGACGCCCTACCCGGGAGCGGCGTACTTCGGCCCCGGCGCGGACAACGAGTACGTCACCCAGCTCGGGCAGCTGCTCATCGAGCGGGGTGCCCGGCGCTTCTACCCGTCGGGCCCCGGACGGCGGTGGTCGGACGCGGACCGTCTGGCCACCCAGGCCTTCCAGCAGGCCCAGGGCTGGAAGGGCCAGGACGCGGACGGGCTGCCGGGGCCGCGGACCTGGGAGCTGCTGGTCTCCGGCAAGGGCAACTCCGTCCCGGCGGGCGGGGCGGCCGGTCCGCCCGCGTCCCACGGGGTGCAGGGCTATCCGGGCCGGGCGCTGTTCAGGCCCGGTGCGGACAACGAGTACGTCACCCAGCTGGGCAGGCAGCTGGTGAAGAAAGGGTTCGGCAAGCACTACACGACCGGGCCGGGGCCGCGCTGGGGCGAGGCGGACCGGCGCAACGTCGAGGCCTTCCAGCGCTCCCAGGGGTGGCGCGGCGGCGCGGCGGACGGCTATCCGGGGCCGGAGACCTGGAGGCGCCTCTTCTCCTGA
- a CDS encoding kelch motif-containing protein, with protein MNDRAGHRRARRLAIGTAVVLALAGMNGPWLYRVGTEKYHEYQINRPEYKADNGHWDIVEFPKEYRQDTIHAALLRTGKVLLIAGSGNNQDNFDAKKFDTRIWDPVKGTIKKVSTPKDLFCTGHTQLANGNLLIAGGTKRYEKLKGDVSKAGGLMVVHNENPDKPITLPAGTKFTGKENGKTFVSKDPVLVPRAKKVFDKATGKFLRNDPGLGRIYVEAKKSGTKYETGTQDNYRIQGLTGTDARNTYGIAQKLALDKKDFQGIRDAFEFDPVAEKYIKVDPMNEARWYPTLTTLSDGKVLSVSGLDDIGQLVPGKNEVFDPKTKKWTYTSTIRQFPTYPALFLMQNGKIFYSGSNAGYGPDNVGRIPGVWDVGTNKFSKLPGLSDANEMETSGTVLLPPAQNEKFMVIGGGGVGESAASSNKTRLIDLKDKNPKFTDGPTLEKGTRYPQSSVLPDDSVLVSGGSEDYRGRGDSNILQARLYNPDTNSFEKVADPEVGRNYHSGSILLPDGRVMFFGSDSLYGDKANTKPGKFEQRIEIYTPPYLYRDSRPSLSGGPQTIARGGSGTFTSPQASAIKKVRLIRPSASTHVTDVDQRSIALDFKTSGSKITVTVPKNRNLVQSGWYMLFADDDQGTPSKAQWVKVP; from the coding sequence ATGAACGACCGTGCAGGCCACCGCCGCGCCCGTCGACTCGCGATCGGTACGGCGGTGGTACTCGCGCTGGCCGGGATGAACGGGCCTTGGCTCTACCGGGTCGGGACAGAGAAATACCACGAGTACCAGATCAACAGACCCGAGTACAAAGCGGACAACGGGCACTGGGACATTGTCGAGTTCCCGAAGGAGTACCGCCAGGACACCATTCACGCGGCACTTCTGCGCACCGGCAAGGTGCTGCTGATCGCCGGTTCGGGCAACAACCAGGACAACTTCGACGCGAAGAAGTTCGACACCCGGATCTGGGACCCGGTGAAAGGCACGATCAAGAAGGTCTCGACCCCGAAGGACCTGTTCTGCACCGGCCACACCCAGCTCGCCAACGGCAATCTGCTGATCGCGGGCGGCACCAAGCGGTACGAGAAGCTGAAGGGTGACGTCTCCAAGGCCGGTGGCCTGATGGTGGTCCACAACGAGAACCCGGACAAACCGATCACTTTGCCCGCGGGGACGAAGTTCACGGGCAAGGAGAACGGCAAGACGTTCGTGTCGAAGGACCCGGTTCTCGTCCCGCGTGCGAAGAAGGTCTTCGACAAGGCGACGGGGAAGTTCCTGCGCAACGACCCGGGGCTCGGCCGTATCTACGTCGAGGCGAAGAAGAGCGGCACCAAATACGAGACGGGAACCCAGGACAACTACCGCATCCAGGGTCTGACCGGCACCGACGCGCGCAACACGTACGGCATCGCGCAGAAGCTCGCCCTCGACAAGAAGGACTTCCAGGGAATCCGGGACGCCTTCGAGTTCGATCCGGTCGCCGAGAAGTACATCAAGGTCGACCCGATGAACGAGGCCCGCTGGTATCCGACGCTCACCACCCTGAGCGACGGCAAGGTCCTCAGCGTCTCCGGCCTCGACGACATCGGGCAGCTGGTGCCCGGCAAGAACGAGGTCTTCGACCCGAAGACCAAGAAATGGACGTACACGTCGACGATCCGCCAGTTCCCGACGTACCCGGCGCTGTTCCTGATGCAGAACGGGAAGATCTTCTACTCGGGTTCGAACGCGGGATACGGGCCGGACAACGTCGGCCGTATTCCGGGCGTTTGGGATGTCGGCACCAACAAGTTCAGCAAGCTGCCGGGGCTCAGCGACGCCAATGAGATGGAGACGTCGGGGACGGTACTGCTGCCGCCCGCGCAGAACGAGAAGTTCATGGTGATCGGCGGTGGCGGGGTCGGTGAATCCGCGGCGTCCAGCAACAAGACGCGGTTGATCGACCTCAAGGACAAGAACCCGAAGTTCACGGACGGGCCGACGCTGGAGAAGGGGACGCGCTATCCGCAGTCGTCGGTCCTGCCGGACGACTCGGTGCTGGTGTCGGGCGGCTCCGAGGACTATCGCGGGCGCGGTGACTCCAACATCCTCCAGGCGCGGTTGTACAACCCGGACACCAACTCGTTCGAGAAGGTCGCCGATCCGGAAGTGGGGCGCAACTACCACTCGGGGTCGATCCTGCTGCCGGACGGCCGGGTGATGTTCTTCGGATCCGACTCGCTGTACGGCGACAAGGCGAACACCAAGCCGGGGAAGTTCGAGCAGCGGATCGAGATCTACACACCGCCCTATCTGTACCGGGATTCGCGGCCGTCGCTCTCGGGCGGGCCGCAGACGATCGCGCGGGGCGGGTCGGGCACGTTCACATCACCGCAGGCCTCCGCCATCAAGAAGGTGCGGCTGATCCGGCCCAGTGCGTCGACCCACGTCACGGATGTGGATCAGCGGTCGATCGCACTGGACTTCAAGACGTCCGGGAGCAAGATCACTGTGACGGTGCCGAAGAACAGGAATCTGGTGCAGTCGGGGTGGTACATGCTCTTCGCGGATGACGATCAGGGGACGCCCAGCAAGGCGCAGTGGGTGAAGGTGCCGTAG